One window of the Nitrospirae bacterium YQR-1 genome contains the following:
- the aspS gene encoding aspartate--tRNA ligase, whose product MFRTKGCGKLTVEDIGTDINLSGWVFRSRDHGGLIFADLRDRSGLVQLVFSPDVSAETHESAHQLRGEYVISVTGEVRKRPEGTENPDIQTGRVEVYVKALNILNRCEPLPFTIEEAGEASESLRLRYRYLDLRRPEMMENLIIRHRACKLIRDYLDSEGFLEIETPVLTKSTPEGARDYLVPSRTSPGAFFALPQSPQLFKQILMISGADRYFQIVKCFRDEDLRADRQPEFTQVDLEMSFVDSEDVMGFVEGLLKRLFKEINGEDIATPIERMTYEYAMETYGSDKPDLRFALPLCDMAKEASHSNFKVFLDVLQSGGRVKAVLGKGMAGLSRKEVDMLTQEVQSYGAKGLAWIKVKEGFDSPIAKFFDEETMRSMAAKLQACPGDMMLFVADAGKTVNEVLGRLRLDVAKRSGIIENKNRFVWVTDFPLFEYNTDENRFEAIHHPFTSPSDADIEAILSAEGGIEDLSGIKSKAYDIVLNGSEIGGGSIRIHRPELQKKILEMIGIDSAEASERFGFLLDALKYGAPPHGGLALGLDRLVMIMVRASSIRDVIAFPKTQKAACPLSGAPSEVDKKQLRDLYIKVNIPEKAPE is encoded by the coding sequence AGGTACCGATATAAACCTAAGCGGATGGGTTTTTAGAAGCCGTGACCACGGCGGGCTCATCTTTGCCGACTTAAGAGACCGAAGCGGTTTGGTACAACTTGTCTTTAGCCCTGATGTAAGCGCAGAGACTCATGAATCAGCCCACCAGTTAAGAGGGGAATATGTTATTTCAGTGACCGGTGAGGTCAGAAAGAGGCCGGAGGGCACTGAAAACCCGGACATTCAAACAGGCAGGGTAGAGGTTTACGTAAAAGCACTTAACATACTAAACAGATGTGAGCCGCTTCCTTTCACTATAGAAGAGGCCGGAGAGGCCTCGGAATCTCTGAGGCTCAGGTACAGATACCTTGACCTTAGAAGGCCGGAGATGATGGAAAACCTGATAATACGCCACAGGGCTTGTAAGCTCATCAGGGATTATCTGGATAGTGAGGGATTTCTCGAAATTGAAACGCCGGTTTTGACAAAATCAACGCCGGAGGGTGCAAGGGACTACCTTGTGCCTAGCAGAACAAGTCCGGGAGCTTTCTTTGCACTGCCCCAGTCACCGCAGTTATTTAAGCAGATACTGATGATTTCCGGGGCGGACAGGTACTTTCAGATAGTCAAGTGCTTCAGGGATGAGGATTTGCGCGCCGACAGACAGCCGGAATTCACACAGGTTGACCTTGAGATGTCTTTTGTGGACTCAGAGGATGTGATGGGGTTTGTCGAGGGCCTGCTAAAGAGGTTGTTTAAGGAAATAAACGGTGAGGATATTGCCACTCCAATAGAGCGTATGACTTACGAGTATGCAATGGAAACGTATGGCAGCGATAAGCCTGACCTGAGATTTGCTTTGCCGCTTTGTGATATGGCTAAGGAGGCATCACATAGCAACTTTAAGGTTTTCCTTGACGTGTTACAATCCGGTGGCCGTGTAAAGGCAGTTTTAGGGAAGGGTATGGCGGGGCTTTCACGCAAAGAGGTGGACATGCTCACGCAGGAGGTACAGTCATATGGCGCTAAGGGGCTTGCGTGGATAAAAGTGAAAGAGGGGTTTGACTCTCCGATAGCCAAGTTTTTTGACGAGGAAACTATGAGGTCTATGGCTGCTAAACTTCAGGCCTGCCCCGGGGATATGATGCTCTTTGTGGCTGATGCCGGAAAAACTGTAAATGAGGTTTTAGGCCGCTTAAGGCTTGATGTTGCAAAGCGCTCCGGCATTATAGAAAACAAAAACCGTTTTGTATGGGTAACGGATTTTCCGCTTTTTGAGTACAACACGGATGAAAACCGTTTTGAAGCAATACATCATCCGTTTACATCGCCGTCAGATGCAGACATTGAGGCAATACTTTCCGCTGAGGGAGGCATTGAGGACCTATCTGGCATCAAATCCAAGGCTTACGATATAGTGTTAAACGGTAGTGAGATTGGTGGCGGCAGTATTCGTATTCACAGGCCGGAGCTTCAGAAAAAAATACTTGAAATGATAGGAATAGACAGTGCTGAGGCCTCAGAAAGATTCGGATTTTTGCTTGATGCCCTGAAGTACGGGGCCCCCCCGCATGGCGGTTTGGCACTTGGGCTTGACAGACTTGTAATGATAATGGTCAGAGCATCCTCAATCAGAGATGTAATAGCATTCCCCAAAACTCAAAAGGCGGCCTGCCCACTAAGCGGCGCCCCATCTGAGGTTGATAAAAAACAGTTACGTGATCTTTATATAAAGGTTAATATTCCTGAAAAAGCTCCGGAGTAG